In Georgenia soli, a genomic segment contains:
- a CDS encoding ANTAR domain-containing protein: MVEHSQAGGPADAFDDQLDALEKQIEAVRGALSRADSDALLADLQSAHEELRVADEEIRMQRAEVARLLESVHTRRWQHERLIQVLPVAVVVSDADGLIRSGNAAAAELLHVRAESLPGRPLVSFVLAEDRPKLRRRLATAVREHAPFRQVVALVPRGGEGASTELVASVSYDAVTDVTEVTWVLLRSGAREEYGLPAVLRPPAAAALVEMSKLPLHRIGRAASVARLAEICAQALRPDAGVSVTVGTPREPQLVATTSKAAQVVDGAQMVAMEGPGFDAWDNRRAVQVADLLGHSGWRRLTDLASGSGVRSVLALPITAGNDPVGVLALYSTELNGFDGGLRDVAELLVAAMAAVLHEIELKAELEDTARTLSQALESRATIEQAKGVIMAQAGVDADEAFARLVKRSRDSNVKLRVLAARIVQEAAGRRAGRTATEG, encoded by the coding sequence GTGGTGGAGCACTCCCAGGCAGGCGGTCCGGCCGATGCCTTCGACGACCAGCTCGACGCGCTCGAGAAGCAGATCGAGGCCGTCCGGGGTGCGCTGAGTCGCGCCGACTCCGACGCCCTGCTCGCGGACCTGCAGTCCGCGCACGAGGAGCTGCGTGTCGCCGACGAGGAGATCCGGATGCAGCGTGCCGAGGTGGCACGGCTGCTGGAGAGCGTGCACACCCGGCGGTGGCAGCACGAGCGGCTGATCCAGGTGCTGCCGGTCGCCGTCGTGGTCAGCGACGCGGACGGGCTGATCCGGTCCGGAAACGCCGCCGCTGCCGAGCTCCTGCACGTCCGGGCCGAGAGCCTGCCCGGCCGCCCGCTCGTCAGTTTCGTCCTCGCCGAGGACCGCCCGAAGCTGCGCCGCCGGCTGGCGACGGCGGTACGGGAGCACGCGCCCTTCCGGCAGGTCGTCGCGCTCGTGCCCCGCGGTGGGGAGGGGGCCAGCACCGAGCTGGTGGCGAGCGTGTCGTACGACGCCGTCACGGACGTCACCGAGGTGACCTGGGTGCTGCTTCGTTCGGGCGCGCGCGAGGAGTACGGGCTCCCGGCGGTCCTGCGCCCGCCGGCGGCCGCCGCGCTGGTCGAGATGAGCAAGCTTCCGCTGCACCGCATCGGACGGGCGGCGAGCGTCGCGCGCCTGGCGGAGATCTGCGCACAGGCGCTCCGCCCGGATGCCGGGGTCAGCGTCACGGTGGGGACACCGCGCGAGCCCCAGCTCGTGGCGACCACCTCCAAGGCGGCCCAGGTCGTCGACGGCGCCCAGATGGTGGCGATGGAGGGGCCTGGCTTCGACGCCTGGGACAACCGGCGGGCGGTGCAGGTGGCCGACCTGCTCGGGCACAGCGGCTGGCGGCGCCTCACCGACCTGGCCTCCGGGTCCGGCGTGCGGTCGGTGCTCGCACTGCCGATCACGGCCGGCAACGATCCGGTGGGCGTGCTCGCCCTCTACAGCACGGAGCTGAACGGGTTCGACGGCGGGCTGCGCGACGTCGCCGAGCTGCTGGTGGCGGCCATGGCGGCGGTGCTCCACGAGATCGAGCTCAAGGCGGAGCTCGAGGACACCGCGCGGACCCTCAGCCAGGCGCTGGAGTCGCGCGCGACGATCGAGCAGGCCAAGGGCGTCATCATGGCGCAGGCCGGCGTCGACGCCGACGAGGCCTTCGCCCGGCTGGTGAAGAGGAGTCGCGACAGCAACGTGAAGCTGCGCGTGCTGGCGGCGCGGATCGTGCAGGAGGCGGCCGGGCGCCGTGCGGGGAGGACGGCGACGGAGGGCTGA